The following are from one region of the Synechococcus sp. CBW1108 genome:
- a CDS encoding restriction endonuclease subunit S has protein sequence MSELRQIEKIAQIKQGRYTSPNELSERPTEHSKVPVWGANGILGYTQNATYEEAQPLVTCRGNGCGLVQWSGGRAHISNNAMAIVLPSQSQQSSKYLYYSLLNTDFTDVTTGSAQPQITMGHLNKKEIFWHSNPEERTAIAHILGTLDGKIELNRKTNETLEAMAKALFKSWFVDFDSVRAKAEGRSTGLPAEISDLFPDSFEDSELGEIPSGWRTGSLDEVALNPRETAKPGEMDSTDRYIGLEHMPRGSICLGESGEAEELESNKNRFREGDILYGKLRPYFKKTGYAQFDGVCSTDIVVTRKKGDSGTGFICCLLASDPFIDFTVAASTGTRMPRTSWGDMCEFPIAIPTPRLLKEFDIQFYSLIERIKMGCEYSVRLSSIRDALLPKLISGEIRIPDAQRMIEEVGV, from the coding sequence ATGAGTGAACTTAGACAGATTGAGAAGATTGCCCAGATCAAACAAGGTCGCTATACATCACCAAATGAACTCAGCGAAAGACCGACTGAGCACTCAAAAGTGCCCGTCTGGGGTGCCAATGGAATCTTAGGGTATACCCAGAATGCTACATACGAAGAAGCACAACCGCTGGTGACCTGTAGAGGCAATGGATGCGGTCTTGTTCAGTGGTCTGGTGGCAGGGCGCATATTTCAAATAACGCAATGGCGATAGTTCTCCCCAGTCAGAGTCAACAGTCAAGCAAGTATCTCTATTACTCGCTACTTAATACAGATTTTACTGATGTAACGACTGGTTCAGCGCAACCCCAGATAACGATGGGGCACTTGAACAAGAAGGAAATATTTTGGCACTCAAATCCTGAAGAGCGCACGGCAATCGCCCATATCCTCGGCACCCTTGACGGCAAGATCGAACTCAACCGCAAGACCAACGAAACCTTGGAGGCGATGGCAAAGGCGCTCTTCAAGTCGTGGTTTGTGGATTTCGATTCAGTCAGAGCAAAGGCAGAAGGTCGATCCACTGGATTGCCAGCAGAAATCAGCGATCTATTCCCTGATTCATTTGAAGATTCAGAACTGGGTGAGATACCGAGTGGATGGAGAACTGGTTCACTTGACGAGGTCGCACTAAATCCCAGAGAAACAGCGAAACCAGGCGAGATGGATTCAACTGATCGCTATATAGGATTAGAGCATATGCCCCGAGGCAGCATTTGCCTTGGCGAGTCAGGGGAAGCAGAGGAACTGGAGAGTAACAAGAATAGATTCAGAGAAGGCGATATTCTCTACGGGAAACTGCGACCATATTTCAAAAAGACAGGTTACGCTCAGTTTGATGGAGTGTGCTCCACAGACATCGTTGTCACAAGGAAGAAGGGAGACAGTGGCACTGGTTTTATCTGTTGCTTATTGGCAAGTGACCCATTTATTGATTTCACGGTCGCAGCATCCACAGGAACCAGGATGCCGAGAACAAGTTGGGGGGATATGTGCGAGTTCCCAATCGCCATACCTACGCCACGCTTGCTGAAGGAGTTTGACATTCAGTTTTATTCACTCATTGAACGTATAAAGATGGGTTGCGAATATTCGGTTCGTCTCTCTTCCATACGAGACGCCCTCCTCCCCAAACTCATCTCAGGTGAAATCCGAATCCCCGATGCCCAGCGGATGATTGAGGAGGTTGGGGTCTGA